One region of Sporohalobacter salinus genomic DNA includes:
- a CDS encoding TrkH family potassium uptake protein, with product MRYKEVIIQRYRLLVRYIGILTIGIGFILLLPFLALPFYPQDIIYSTSFLIPSFTYIILGSMAWKLIKYEKDFTLSLKEGGIIVLVSWILAIIASALPFIIAGKLNFTQAIFEATSGWTTTGLSVVNEAETSHIFLLWRSIMQFFGGAGLVVVMLSSILHPYGFGLYNAEGRSDQLLPHVKQSAKAIMFIYSGYTIGGIILYILAGMEVFDAINHSIAALSTGGFSTRTASIGYWNSLPIEIVTWILMLLGTTNFATHFALLKGKFKIFFKNGEVRLLGVLIAVFTPIISYFTLAELYSNLPRLLRRGMFETITAISTTGFSLDTFKDWNSFGMLSMILLMLIGGGTGSTAGGIKLYRIYLMFKSLIWQFEGYFLPQNAVRENYIWRGETKLYIKPEYIRETANYIYLYMGTYLIGVFIYLAYGYNLTNSMFEFASALGTVGLSIGITAADAPVGILWIETIGMFLGRLEFLVIFFAVAKIIKDFKFNLSA from the coding sequence ATGAGATATAAAGAGGTAATTATTCAAAGATATAGATTATTAGTAAGATATATAGGGATTTTAACCATAGGTATTGGTTTTATTTTATTATTGCCTTTTTTGGCGTTGCCATTTTATCCTCAGGATATAATTTATAGTACTTCATTTTTGATTCCAAGTTTTACATATATAATTTTGGGAAGTATGGCCTGGAAGTTAATTAAGTATGAAAAAGACTTTACTTTGTCATTAAAAGAAGGAGGAATTATTGTTTTAGTTTCCTGGATACTAGCAATTATAGCTTCTGCCTTACCATTTATTATAGCAGGGAAATTGAATTTTACCCAGGCTATTTTTGAGGCTACTAGTGGTTGGACAACAACTGGTTTATCTGTAGTTAATGAAGCTGAAACTTCTCATATTTTTCTGTTGTGGCGAAGTATAATGCAGTTTTTTGGAGGAGCTGGTTTAGTAGTTGTTATGTTATCTTCTATTCTTCATCCTTATGGTTTTGGTCTATATAATGCTGAAGGTAGAAGTGATCAATTATTGCCTCATGTAAAACAGTCTGCAAAGGCAATTATGTTTATCTATTCTGGTTATACAATAGGGGGGATAATTCTCTATATTCTAGCAGGGATGGAAGTGTTTGATGCTATTAATCATTCAATAGCAGCTTTATCTACAGGTGGATTTTCTACTAGAACGGCCAGTATTGGCTACTGGAATAGTCTCCCCATTGAAATAGTAACCTGGATTTTAATGTTGTTAGGAACTACTAATTTTGCTACTCATTTTGCTTTGTTAAAAGGAAAGTTTAAGATATTCTTTAAAAATGGTGAAGTTAGGTTATTGGGAGTATTGATTGCTGTGTTTACTCCAATTATCAGTTATTTTACTTTAGCAGAGCTATATAGTAACTTACCAAGACTACTAAGAAGAGGAATGTTTGAGACTATAACTGCTATTTCTACAACTGGATTTTCGCTTGATACTTTCAAAGACTGGAACTCGTTTGGAATGTTAAGTATGATTTTATTAATGTTAATTGGTGGTGGAACTGGTTCTACAGCTGGAGGAATAAAATTATATAGAATTTATTTGATGTTTAAATCATTAATTTGGCAATTTGAGGGGTATTTCTTACCTCAGAATGCTGTAAGAGAAAATTATATTTGGCGTGGAGAAACAAAATTATATATTAAACCGGAATATATTCGTGAAACTGCTAATTATATTTATTTATACATGGGGACATATCTTATTGGAGTATTTATATATTTAGCTTATGGTTATAATTTAACTAATTCAATGTTCGAGTTTGCTTCTGCTTTAGGTACAGTAGGACTTTCAATTGGAATTACGGCTGCTGATGCTCCAGTAGGTATTTTGTGGATAGAAACAATTGGAATGTTTTTAGGGAGATTAGAATTTCTAGTTATCTTTTTTGCAGTAGCAAAGATAATTAAGGATTTTAAATTTAATTTATCAGCATAA
- a CDS encoding carbonic anhydrase, giving the protein MNKEFLTAINCMDGRVQKPVIQWLQREYDKKYVDMITEPGPNLILAENQPKSSIESIKNRVEISVNKHGSNLIAVVGHYDCAGNPANKEEQLEHIKSAVDKVESWNLKADVIGLWVNKKWKIERVEL; this is encoded by the coding sequence ATGAATAAAGAATTTTTAACAGCAATTAATTGCATGGATGGTAGAGTTCAAAAACCAGTAATTCAATGGTTACAGCGAGAATATGATAAAAAATATGTTGATATGATTACTGAACCCGGCCCAAATCTTATCTTAGCCGAAAATCAACCTAAATCCAGTATAGAATCAATCAAAAATAGAGTTGAGATTTCAGTTAATAAGCATGGTTCCAATTTAATAGCAGTAGTTGGTCATTATGATTGTGCTGGCAATCCTGCTAATAAAGAAGAGCAGTTAGAACATATTAAGTCTGCGGTGGATAAGGTTGAATCTTGGAATTTAAAGGCTGATGTTATTGGTCTGTGGGTTAATAAGAAATGGAAGATAGAGAGAGTAGAATTATAG
- a CDS encoding ABC transporter permease, whose product MNYISFYTLVKKEIMRFIKVSIQTIFAPLISTTLYLIIFSYSFKSKEIANYSVPYIKFIIPGLIIMGIIQNAFANTSSSLVISKYQGTIVELLLAPFSHIELSLGLMIGGIARGLAVGTAIYVVSILFYSGVVAHPLFLLLASTIIAGVFSLLGIIAGLWAEKFDHVSIFSNFFITPLTFLSGVFYSVKSLPGIWSKISLFNPVVYMVDLARYAFIGYSDVNYLFSLTVISGSFIVLLILVTYLFKIGYKIKD is encoded by the coding sequence ATTAATTATATATCATTCTACACTTTAGTTAAAAAAGAAATAATGCGGTTTATTAAAGTTTCTATTCAGACTATCTTTGCTCCTTTAATTTCTACTACCCTGTATTTAATCATATTCTCTTATTCTTTTAAAAGCAAAGAAATCGCCAATTATTCTGTACCTTATATTAAATTCATCATCCCTGGATTAATAATTATGGGAATTATACAGAATGCTTTTGCCAATACTTCTTCTTCTTTAGTAATTTCTAAATACCAAGGAACGATCGTTGAATTATTATTGGCTCCATTTTCTCATATAGAGTTAAGTTTAGGGTTAATGATCGGTGGTATTGCCAGAGGCTTAGCTGTAGGAACAGCTATCTATGTAGTTTCAATCTTATTCTATAGCGGAGTAGTTGCTCATCCATTGTTTCTATTACTGGCTAGTACAATAATTGCTGGAGTTTTTTCTCTATTAGGAATTATTGCCGGACTCTGGGCAGAAAAGTTCGATCATGTCTCAATCTTTTCTAATTTCTTTATTACACCATTAACCTTCTTAAGCGGTGTTTTTTATTCTGTTAAATCATTACCAGGAATTTGGAGTAAAATTTCTCTATTTAATCCTGTTGTCTATATGGTTGATCTGGCTCGATATGCATTTATTGGATACTCAGATGTTAATTATCTATTTTCATTAACAGTTATCAGTGGATCATTTATAGTTCTTCTAATATTGGTTACATATCTATTTAAAATTGGTTATAAAATTAAAGACTGA
- a CDS encoding ABC transporter ATP-binding protein: MSAAIEIQNLNKSYDDLQALADVSLKIEKGEFFGLLGPNGAGKSTLIKILAGLAHKDSGKVSILGTDINKNHRQAKQSLGIVPQELVIDPYFNPKEALELQSGYFGIQNNDEKINEILTAMDLKDKAEAYARNLSGGMKRRLLIAKALVHDPDIIVLDEPTAGVDVELRNSLWNYIRQLNNEGKTIILTTHYLKEAEALCDRIAIMDEGHIITVDTKENLINSIDKKIVEVKLKENINQFPEALPNRKVKVNKELKKITFELRKREIKGFIDQLYKSNLKIVDIDISSAKLEDVFLKLTNLGGKDN, translated from the coding sequence ATGTCTGCAGCTATTGAAATTCAAAATCTGAATAAAAGCTATGATGATTTACAAGCACTAGCTGATGTTAGTTTGAAAATTGAAAAAGGAGAGTTTTTTGGACTCTTGGGCCCAAATGGAGCAGGTAAGAGCACGCTAATTAAAATCCTAGCTGGATTAGCCCATAAAGATTCTGGAAAAGTAAGTATTTTAGGAACTGATATTAATAAAAATCATCGCCAAGCAAAGCAATCTTTAGGAATTGTCCCTCAGGAGCTAGTCATTGATCCATACTTTAATCCTAAAGAAGCTTTGGAATTACAATCAGGATATTTTGGTATTCAAAATAATGATGAAAAGATAAATGAAATTCTAACTGCTATGGACTTAAAGGATAAAGCAGAGGCTTATGCCCGTAATTTATCTGGAGGAATGAAGCGTCGATTACTTATTGCTAAGGCTTTAGTTCATGACCCAGATATAATTGTTTTAGATGAACCTACTGCTGGTGTCGATGTTGAACTTAGAAATAGTCTATGGAATTATATTCGGCAATTAAATAATGAAGGTAAGACTATTATTCTAACTACTCATTACCTCAAGGAAGCTGAAGCACTCTGTGATAGAATAGCCATTATGGATGAAGGGCATATAATCACTGTAGATACTAAAGAAAATCTAATTAACTCTATAGATAAAAAAATAGTCGAAGTTAAACTGAAAGAAAATATAAACCAGTTCCCTGAAGCTCTTCCTAATCGTAAAGTTAAAGTTAATAAGGAACTGAAAAAGATTACTTTTGAATTAAGAAAAAGAGAAATAAAAGGTTTTATAGATCAACTCTATAAATCTAATTTAAAGATTGTTGATATAGACATTTCTAGCGCTAAATTAGAAGATGTATTCTTAAAACTAACGAATCTAGGAGGGAAAGACAATTAA
- a CDS encoding DUF421 domain-containing protein, with translation MTIIFEIIIQTLLAFFAILFYTRILGKQQIGELSFHDYVNGITFGSIAATMTTDFNQRTWQYLLGLTLFAALTFLMQMIVVRSRRARKVIQGEPIVLIHNGKILENNMKKSRFNLQDLTAQLRQKDIFNLKEVEYAILESNGDLSVMPKPEHKSVTVQDMGLRVSPESIPTEIITDGKLLLPNLKQHGLSKTWIKKQLKAYEIANIEDVFMAAYDPVKEELYIDLYEDNLGKNKVDVSEEYNTKDQK, from the coding sequence ATGACAATTATTTTTGAAATAATAATTCAGACATTATTAGCTTTCTTTGCTATTTTATTTTATACCCGAATTTTAGGTAAACAGCAGATTGGTGAATTAAGCTTTCATGACTATGTTAATGGAATCACATTTGGTTCTATTGCTGCTACTATGACTACTGATTTTAATCAACGCACATGGCAATATTTATTAGGCTTAACTCTATTTGCTGCTCTGACTTTTTTAATGCAGATGATTGTTGTAAGGAGTCGTAGGGCTCGCAAAGTTATTCAAGGAGAACCAATAGTTTTAATTCATAATGGCAAAATTTTAGAAAACAATATGAAAAAGTCACGTTTTAATTTACAGGACTTAACTGCTCAGTTGCGTCAAAAAGATATTTTTAATTTAAAAGAAGTAGAATATGCTATTTTAGAATCTAATGGGGACCTTAGTGTAATGCCTAAGCCAGAACATAAATCTGTTACAGTACAAGATATGGGATTAAGAGTTTCACCAGAGTCAATCCCAACAGAAATAATTACTGATGGGAAACTATTACTTCCTAATCTTAAACAACATGGTTTAAGTAAAACCTGGATAAAAAAACAGTTAAAAGCATATGAAATTGCTAATATTGAAGATGTATTTATGGCAGCTTATGATCCAGTTAAAGAAGAGCTATATATTGATCTTTATGAAGACAATTTAGGAAAAAATAAAGTTGATGTGAGTGAAGAGTATAATACTAAGGATCAAAAGTGA
- a CDS encoding threonine/serine exporter family protein: MAQQNVLLLVSLIGELLLKNGAETYRVEETIRKVGSAYDFVKTEVFALPTGLFISLEDKDSQSWTRIKRIKHQTTNLQKVSMVNDLSRQITTGQIEVNQALMELREINNHGDSYSAVTSYLAAGIGGVTFSYLVYGLRLELIPAFIGALLLEIWMHSNNINKFMAEVVSGGIASTIGIVSNYFYPVLDYNLIILGIIIILVPGVSITNAARDIIGGDSLAGIVRGMNALLTALAIALGVASILGVKILV, from the coding sequence GTGGCCCAACAGAATGTATTACTTCTGGTTAGTTTAATTGGAGAACTTTTACTTAAAAATGGTGCTGAAACCTATCGAGTTGAAGAAACAATAAGAAAAGTAGGTTCTGCCTATGATTTTGTCAAAACAGAAGTATTTGCTCTACCAACTGGTTTATTTATATCTTTAGAAGATAAAGATAGTCAAAGCTGGACACGGATTAAAAGAATTAAACATCAGACTACTAATTTACAGAAGGTATCTATGGTTAATGATCTTTCCCGCCAGATTACTACTGGTCAAATTGAAGTAAATCAGGCATTAATGGAATTAAGAGAGATTAATAATCATGGAGATAGTTATTCAGCAGTAACTTCTTATTTAGCAGCTGGAATTGGAGGAGTAACTTTTTCTTACTTAGTCTACGGTTTAAGACTGGAATTAATTCCTGCTTTTATCGGTGCTTTATTATTAGAAATCTGGATGCATAGTAATAATATAAATAAATTTATGGCTGAAGTAGTAAGTGGAGGAATAGCTTCCACAATAGGAATAGTTAGTAATTACTTTTATCCTGTTTTGGATTATAATTTAATTATTTTAGGAATAATAATTATTCTTGTTCCAGGAGTATCAATTACGAATGCTGCCCGCGATATTATTGGTGGTGATTCTTTAGCGGGAATTGTGCGTGGAATGAATGCTTTATTAACAGCTTTAGCAATAGCTTTAGGTGTAGCATCAATTTTAGGAGTTAAGATATTAGTGTAA
- a CDS encoding threonine/serine exporter family protein translates to MELDILAVFLATIAFGIIFKLPKRTLFNSGLAGVLGWGGYNLAFRFTHNQIFASFLGVVVITVIAEISARLLKEPATLFIVSGIIPLVPGSQAYFTMLNLIKKDYQAGFETGIETILIAGAISAGIIFVGVLARLKTNESNLR, encoded by the coding sequence ATGGAATTAGATATTTTAGCTGTGTTTTTAGCTACAATTGCCTTTGGAATCATCTTTAAACTACCGAAAAGAACTTTGTTTAACAGTGGTTTAGCTGGAGTATTAGGCTGGGGAGGCTATAATTTAGCTTTCAGATTTACTCATAATCAGATATTTGCTAGTTTTTTAGGGGTAGTTGTAATTACAGTTATAGCTGAAATAAGTGCTAGATTACTAAAAGAACCAGCAACTTTATTTATAGTTTCTGGAATTATTCCTTTAGTACCAGGTAGTCAAGCTTACTTTACTATGCTAAATTTGATTAAAAAAGATTATCAAGCAGGTTTTGAAACAGGAATAGAGACAATTTTAATTGCTGGAGCTATTTCAGCCGGAATTATTTTTGTTGGAGTTTTGGCTAGATTAAAGACTAATGAATCTAATCTTCGATGA
- a CDS encoding aspartate aminotransferase family protein, translated as MNSEEEIIKLYEENLNPGLARIVKFMGLNSIEVEAQGTKVVDSSGEKYIDCVGGYGSLNFGHRPPKIVAAVKKQLEKMPLSSKLLLNRQQAELAAKLAEVTPGELKFSFACNSGTEAVEGALKLARLYTGKSEIISTVNAFHGKSMGALSATGKEEYKAPFQPLVPGFKHVPFGDIAALAKAVTSRTAAIIVEPIQGEGGIILPPEGYLAEIRKLCNEKEILMIVDEIQTGLGRTGTNFAVEFEKIVPDIMVLAKSLSGGVIPIGALIAKSKVWDPLCESPFLHTSTFGGNPLAAVAGKKALGILKQDKLASRAKELGRKLLIELNKLQIKYSDLIEEVRGRGLMIGIELVTEGIGGMLISELTKRNLLAAYTLNQPKVIRIEPPLVITKEEVDKVVDIFSAAFREVAKMISKEDIC; from the coding sequence ATGAATTCTGAGGAGGAGATTATTAAGCTTTATGAGGAAAATCTTAATCCTGGATTAGCTCGAATAGTTAAATTTATGGGTTTAAATAGTATTGAAGTTGAAGCCCAAGGTACAAAAGTTGTAGATAGCAGTGGAGAAAAATATATTGATTGTGTAGGAGGGTATGGGAGTCTTAATTTTGGACATCGTCCCCCTAAGATAGTTGCTGCTGTTAAAAAACAGTTAGAAAAGATGCCACTGTCAAGTAAGCTTTTACTTAATCGTCAGCAGGCTGAATTAGCAGCTAAATTAGCCGAGGTAACACCTGGCGAACTTAAATTTTCATTTGCTTGTAATAGCGGAACCGAAGCAGTAGAAGGGGCTTTAAAACTTGCAAGGTTATACACTGGTAAATCAGAGATTATTTCTACTGTTAATGCTTTTCACGGTAAAAGCATGGGAGCATTGAGTGCAACGGGAAAAGAGGAATATAAGGCACCTTTTCAACCTTTGGTACCTGGATTTAAACATGTTCCTTTTGGAGATATAGCAGCATTAGCCAAAGCGGTTACTTCCAGGACAGCAGCAATAATTGTAGAACCTATTCAAGGCGAAGGTGGAATCATTCTGCCGCCGGAGGGATATTTAGCGGAAATAAGAAAACTTTGTAACGAAAAAGAAATATTGATGATTGTTGATGAAATCCAGACAGGGCTGGGTAGAACTGGTACTAATTTTGCGGTAGAATTTGAAAAGATAGTACCTGATATCATGGTTTTAGCTAAATCCTTAAGTGGTGGAGTAATACCTATAGGAGCATTGATTGCTAAATCAAAAGTATGGGACCCCCTCTGTGAATCACCATTTTTACATACTTCTACTTTTGGAGGGAACCCTTTAGCAGCAGTAGCTGGTAAAAAGGCATTAGGAATTTTAAAACAAGACAAATTAGCTTCGAGAGCAAAAGAGTTAGGTAGAAAATTGTTAATAGAATTAAACAAACTACAAATAAAGTATTCAGATTTAATTGAAGAAGTTCGGGGCAGGGGTTTGATGATTGGAATTGAATTAGTAACAGAAGGAATTGGCGGAATGCTAATTTCTGAATTGACTAAGCGTAATTTGTTAGCTGCCTATACTCTTAATCAACCAAAGGTGATTAGAATAGAACCCCCGTTAGTTATTACTAAAGAAGAGGTAGATAAAGTAGTAGATATCTTCTCTGCTGCTTTTAGAGAAGTAGCTAAGATGATTTCTAAAGAGGATATATGTTAG
- a CDS encoding type II toxin-antitoxin system RatA family toxin, with amino-acid sequence MPDIENSILIDGEMEEVYEVAKDMENYPQFMENIVEVKVVERGENTTITSWIAEVDDKRLTWKEKDIFDPENKHISYKLIEGDLKKFSGEWQFEEKNMGTKLRLTVNFEFGVPMLSAVVNPILKKKVISNSKAMLKAIKEEVEA; translated from the coding sequence ATGCCTGATATAGAAAATTCTATTTTGATTGATGGTGAGATGGAAGAGGTTTATGAAGTTGCTAAAGATATGGAGAATTATCCTCAATTTATGGAGAATATAGTTGAAGTTAAAGTAGTTGAAAGAGGAGAGAATACTACAATTACTTCTTGGATAGCGGAAGTGGATGATAAGAGATTAACTTGGAAAGAAAAAGATATCTTTGATCCAGAGAATAAGCATATTTCCTATAAATTAATTGAGGGAGATTTAAAAAAATTTAGTGGAGAATGGCAGTTTGAAGAGAAGAATATGGGTACAAAACTTAGGTTAACTGTTAACTTTGAATTTGGTGTTCCTATGTTGTCTGCAGTAGTTAATCCTATATTGAAAAAGAAAGTTATTTCTAATTCTAAGGCTATGCTAAAGGCTATTAAGGAAGAAGTAGAGGCTTAG
- the trkA gene encoding Trk system potassium transporter TrkA — MAVTKLKELKNKVTSSTAKLAIIYGGNELGFQLAEQLTKLGRDVVIIDEDPQLLKQIQEKIDVMTLAGSGVDIERLKQVGINRTELILAVSNNDEKNILTSIYANRLGVERIVAKVEDYDYLTDNNSLLNDELGIDLIVNPCKIVVDQITNLIRPTMKPGIESFISGKVKLSEITVTHRSSLAFDRLSEVELPANSLVICILRRNRLFIPDGDHKVYPGDTIYILGKKGLRTKLSRFLNKSQSKKEKIVLAGGSSISYQLTKILNQKRTIVTLIEENKTCCEELAKEISDTLILNGRPTNIDLLKEEGIDQSDVFVAAGDKDEENLLTGLVANELGAKRVITIVNSLEYSYFSEIVNVDTILTPQILVLEKILDFLHQGQVNTKTILDGQMHLLKVDVPNRIANKQIKVKDLNKSSDLIVGIVNRDKDLIIPDGELKLKPDDQLLVFTLAAKSNIEQELFNGY, encoded by the coding sequence ATGGCAGTAACTAAATTAAAAGAGCTTAAGAATAAGGTAACATCCTCAACTGCAAAACTAGCGATTATTTATGGCGGTAATGAATTGGGATTTCAATTAGCAGAACAATTAACTAAGTTAGGACGTGATGTAGTAATTATAGATGAAGACCCTCAGTTGTTAAAACAGATTCAAGAAAAAATAGATGTAATGACTTTAGCCGGTAGCGGAGTAGATATCGAAAGGTTAAAACAGGTTGGGATTAACCGAACAGAACTGATATTAGCTGTTTCTAATAATGATGAAAAGAATATATTAACCTCTATTTATGCTAATCGATTGGGAGTAGAACGAATTGTAGCTAAAGTTGAAGATTATGATTATTTAACTGATAATAATTCATTACTTAATGATGAGTTAGGGATTGATTTAATAGTTAATCCTTGCAAAATTGTAGTAGATCAGATTACTAATTTGATTAGACCTACAATGAAACCTGGAATTGAAAGTTTTATTAGCGGTAAAGTAAAGTTGTCAGAAATAACAGTTACGCATCGTAGTTCTCTAGCTTTTGATCGACTAAGCGAAGTAGAATTGCCTGCTAATTCATTAGTGATCTGTATTTTACGTCGTAATCGCTTATTTATTCCTGATGGAGATCATAAAGTCTATCCTGGCGATACTATTTACATCTTAGGAAAGAAAGGCTTGCGAACAAAATTAAGTCGATTTTTAAATAAATCTCAGAGTAAAAAAGAAAAGATAGTTTTAGCTGGAGGCAGTAGTATAAGTTATCAATTGACTAAGATTCTAAATCAAAAGCGGACAATAGTAACCTTGATTGAGGAAAATAAAACTTGTTGTGAAGAACTGGCCAAAGAAATATCTGATACTTTAATCTTAAATGGCAGACCAACGAATATTGACCTTTTAAAAGAGGAAGGAATAGATCAGTCTGATGTCTTTGTTGCTGCTGGAGATAAGGATGAAGAGAATCTTTTAACTGGATTAGTAGCTAATGAATTAGGAGCCAAAAGGGTCATTACTATTGTAAATAGTTTAGAATATAGTTACTTTAGTGAGATTGTAAATGTTGATACAATTCTTACTCCTCAGATTTTGGTTTTAGAAAAAATTTTAGATTTTTTACATCAAGGGCAAGTCAACACTAAAACAATTTTGGACGGTCAAATGCATTTATTAAAGGTTGATGTCCCGAATCGTATAGCTAATAAACAAATTAAAGTAAAGGACTTAAATAAATCTTCGGATTTAATAGTAGGTATAGTTAATAGAGATAAAGATTTAATTATTCCCGATGGAGAATTAAAATTAAAACCGGATGATCAATTATTAGTTTTTACCTTAGCAGCTAAGAGTAATATAGAACAGGAACTCTTTAATGGCTATTAG